CTGGAATCGAGATTTTGCTAGGTTAAAATGTCGATTCTAAAATAGTGATACAGTATAAATTTGGTCTACCGTGACTAGTAGTTTCAATCAGGTTTTATCTTAGGAGCTAAATATGGCACGAATGAAAATTTCTGATCAGATCATCCACTGTTGTGGAAAATCTGTTGAGAAATTAACTTGGTTATCACTTTTGTTTCGATTACGATTCATCACCGCTTTTGTCTGATTGAAGCTTATAAACTCAGTTAGAAATAAGATCTCTTACTAAACCAGTAATGAAGAGCAATCAATTGATGATATTGTTAATCCTTGAAACAAATTGCATCAATAGTTGCTCCCAATCAATAGGGATTGAGAGCAAAAATCAATCGCAATTTAAGATTACCTTTTATTTGTACATATAGAATTAAAAATACAGTCTAAATTCACTAGTTCACCTACTTGATAGAGTTATCACCAGAATTTGCGTTAAGAACTTACAAAACTTGTTAACTTGTGTTAAACCTCTCAACAGTGTTTTATGCGATCATCAACAGTCCGTTTATGGGGTACTTCAAACTTTGGAGTTTTTTCAAATGCAGGTAAAAAAATGGAACTACAACGACACCGGATACGAGTTGTAACCCTTCCGACAACCGTCGGCAGCTGCTGGGTAGCCTCCGAATGGTGGTTCACTGTAGCCGGGTGCCTCCGACCATGGTGGCGTCTGGCTGTAGAAACTGCTATCGTAGTGCATTGTATGAGGTTGGCCCGGTTGGTGTTGTTGAGATTGCTGTTGATGAAGGGGTGATGTTTGGGCGTTACAATCCATCCGAGGGGTCATTGGGAAGCTTGGAGGGTTAAGATCGGTCGTTGGGCCGGGTAGCAGGTTACCGTAGTAATTTCCGGGGTAAGGAGAGGATTGATGCGCCTGATGAGGGACGTGTAATTGGGACCCAGCCGTTGGATATGATCGGTTATGAGGAGACGGCCTGTGGTCTGGATTGTTGTAGGCCGCATCGAAGGCACCTCGAAACATCTGATAGTTCTGTTTGGAGAAACCCGGATGATCGTAGCTATGGGACTGGTTCATGGTCATTCCGTACTGGTGCATGCTGCTGTAGAAATCACTGCAGCTAAAGTTTGGATCCATGAAATGGGGAGTAGGGTTGACGAACATGGCGTCGAATAGCTCCTTATTGATTTGCTCCCCACTCAGCGTAAGGCTTTGCAGTTTTTCCAAGTCTAGCTGAATGTCTTCCTCCAGCTCAAGAATGTGAACTAGTGAGAATATGTAGTTGTAAGCAAATCGTAATGTTTCGATTTTGGTGAGCTTAGTGTCCTCGGGGAAAGTCGGAAGAGTTAGGCGCAACCGCTCGAGAGCTTCGTTAAGCGTATGCATACGATTGCGCTCTCGATCGTTTGCCTTCATCCGTCGGAAGCGCTTAATCTTCTGAACTTGTGTGGGGCTTCGATTCCTCGGGCTCTTCCCAACTGCGTACTTTCGTTTTGGTTTCTCATCCCCACTGGCGGCTGTCGATGGTTTGGTTGGTGTCGAAGTTTGGACCCCTAAGCTGGGACTAAACTCCCTGGACAGTTTCTCCAAGCTTTTATCCTTCAGTGATTTCCGTCCACGTTTCTTAGGCACCGGCTGCTCGACCACCGTCTGCGGCACAGGAAGCGCTACCTCAAAATCCAATTTCCTCGGCGCAAAACTGAACGACAAATCTCCACCATTGGATTCCAAACTTTTCTCGAATCCACTGTCCTCGGAAGTATAATCCGCAAAGTCATCAAAAGATGCTTCATCAAATCCACAGtacgacatttttttaaaaataaaacacttatTTTCCCACTTAATCCAGAAATCATTAATCACAAATAGCGCTCTCCATAATCCTTTGATCTGTCGTTTCGTACGCAATCCACACAAACCGAGCAAGAACTGTTCGCAAGAAATTTTCGCTTCGATCTAATCACTGCCGCTATCAGACACCAACTAACTCGGCAGGAGCAAACTCGGTAATATTTTATACACATAACCAGAAGGACCAACCGGTAAAGCACCAAACAGCCAACCAGCCA
This sequence is a window from Uranotaenia lowii strain MFRU-FL chromosome 3, ASM2978415v1, whole genome shotgun sequence. Protein-coding genes within it:
- the LOC129756965 gene encoding basic helix-loop-helix neural transcription factor TAP — its product is MSYCGFDEASFDDFADYTSEDSGFEKSLESNGGDLSFSFAPRKLDFEVALPVPQTVVEQPVPKKRGRKSLKDKSLEKLSREFSPSLGVQTSTPTKPSTAASGDEKPKRKYAVGKSPRNRSPTQVQKIKRFRRMKANDRERNRMHTLNEALERLRLTLPTFPEDTKLTKIETLRFAYNYIFSLVHILELEEDIQLDLEKLQSLTLSGEQINKELFDAMFVNPTPHFMDPNFSCSDFYSSMHQYGMTMNQSHSYDHPGFSKQNYQMFRGAFDAAYNNPDHRPSPHNRSYPTAGSQLHVPHQAHQSSPYPGNYYGNLLPGPTTDLNPPSFPMTPRMDCNAQTSPLHQQQSQQHQPGQPHTMHYDSSFYSQTPPWSEAPGYSEPPFGGYPAAADGCRKGYNSYPVSL